One window from the genome of Paraconexibacter algicola encodes:
- a CDS encoding MSMEG_0572/Sll0783 family nitrogen starvation response protein, translated as MAVEPKLTDQEIASLMEIPHPSKAVGDSLYGETKVFPDYQAEPGETYFGLVHGIVHESSVSFVAVLQAIRAQKKGFDSALYFYGIGSLNCLATRGFPTVGNELFPGMRNENNVLERYIGGGGKVYACRLGLALHGAREEDLIEGVIPCHPLDLQDALIEYARKGAIINSSWMF; from the coding sequence ATGGCGGTCGAGCCCAAGCTCACCGATCAGGAGATCGCGAGCCTCATGGAGATCCCCCACCCCAGCAAGGCGGTCGGGGACTCCCTCTACGGCGAGACGAAGGTCTTCCCCGACTACCAGGCCGAGCCGGGCGAGACGTACTTCGGCCTCGTCCACGGCATCGTGCACGAGTCCTCCGTCTCGTTCGTCGCGGTCCTCCAGGCCATCCGCGCGCAGAAGAAGGGCTTCGACTCGGCGCTGTACTTCTACGGGATCGGGTCGCTGAACTGCCTCGCCACGCGCGGCTTCCCGACCGTCGGCAACGAGCTGTTCCCCGGCATGCGCAACGAGAACAACGTGCTCGAGCGCTACATCGGCGGCGGCGGCAAGGTGTACGCGTGCCGGCTCGGCCTGGCGCTGCACGGCGCCCGCGAGGAGGACCTCATCGAGGGCGTCATCCCCTGCCACCCGCTCGACCTCCAGGACGCGCTGATCGAGTACGCCCGCAAGGGCGCGATCATCAACTCCTCCTGGATGTTCTAG
- a CDS encoding LysR family transcriptional regulator, translated as MLVQQLTYLSALARERHFGRAADACHVTQPTLSAGLRRLEEELGVPLVRRGRRYEGLTAEGERILAWAHRLLADVEGLRADVRVMRDGLVGRLRIGAIPTSLPIVSLLTAPLLRAHPDLDLAVQSMTSRQIEEGLRDARLDVGLTYLDNEPLVGVRTRRLYEERYLYLVQRDGPHAGAAEVGWAEVAGERLCLLSPDMQHRRILDAVFRAARARPRPMLETNSITTLYAHVRDGLAAGVMPHTWLHLFGLPEGVRAIPLRDPLVRHAIGVVWPDRDPEPLLARAFVDSVRDVRVEEEVAAPARA; from the coding sequence GTGCTCGTCCAGCAGCTCACGTACCTCTCGGCGCTGGCCCGGGAGCGCCACTTCGGCCGCGCCGCGGACGCCTGCCACGTCACGCAGCCGACGCTCTCGGCGGGGCTGCGCCGGCTGGAGGAGGAGCTCGGGGTGCCGCTCGTGCGTCGCGGCCGGCGGTACGAGGGGCTGACCGCCGAGGGGGAGCGCATCCTCGCCTGGGCCCACCGGCTGCTCGCGGACGTCGAGGGGCTGCGCGCCGACGTGCGCGTAATGCGCGACGGGCTCGTCGGCCGCCTGCGGATCGGCGCGATCCCCACGTCGCTGCCGATCGTCTCGCTGCTCACCGCGCCGCTGCTGCGCGCGCACCCCGACCTGGACCTGGCGGTCCAGTCGATGACCTCGCGGCAGATCGAGGAGGGACTGCGCGACGCGCGCCTGGACGTCGGGCTCACCTACCTGGACAACGAGCCGCTGGTCGGCGTGCGCACCCGGCGGCTCTACGAGGAGCGCTACCTGTACCTCGTGCAGCGGGACGGCCCGCACGCCGGGGCGGCCGAGGTCGGCTGGGCGGAGGTCGCGGGCGAGCGGCTGTGCCTGCTGTCCCCGGACATGCAGCACCGCCGGATCCTCGACGCGGTCTTCCGCGCGGCGCGCGCCCGGCCGCGGCCGATGCTCGAGACGAACTCGATCACGACGCTCTACGCGCACGTGCGCGACGGCCTCGCCGCGGGCGTCATGCCGCACACCTGGCTGCACCTGTTCGGCCTGCCCGAGGGCGTCCGGGCGATACCGCTGCGCGACCCGCTCGTGCGGCACGCGATCGGGGTCGTGTGGCCCGACCGCGACCCGGAGCCGCTGCTGGCCCGGGCGTTCGTCGACAGCGTCCGCGACGTGCGCGTCGAGGAGGAGGTCGCCGCGCCCGCGCGCGCGTGA
- a CDS encoding acetate uptake transporter, protein MATQVASEPASVIPTRALAAKVLDSPTGGAGLLFPNVPLGIALQLGALGIVLGLLSAANAELFSPAATGVVLPVAFSVGAIGIFAGGIINFRAGLLIAGVIGALYGTFWLSFGLLVQFFAAGVGEAAGPAALGDAIGTYLVIWAIVSGFLAVATFYVNRIVFAQQLLLTVVFLVLGLANMSAPGGTGLTQLGGWLGLVDALMALYISAALVINDTAGKELLPFR, encoded by the coding sequence GTGGCCACCCAGGTTGCATCAGAACCCGCATCCGTCATCCCGACCCGCGCCCTCGCGGCGAAGGTCCTCGACAGCCCCACCGGCGGGGCCGGGCTGCTGTTCCCCAACGTCCCGCTGGGCATCGCGCTGCAGCTCGGGGCGCTGGGCATCGTGCTCGGCCTGCTGTCCGCCGCGAACGCCGAGCTGTTCAGCCCGGCGGCGACCGGTGTCGTGCTGCCGGTCGCGTTCAGCGTCGGGGCGATCGGCATCTTCGCCGGGGGGATCATCAACTTCCGTGCCGGGCTGCTGATCGCCGGGGTGATCGGCGCGTTGTACGGGACCTTCTGGCTGTCGTTCGGCCTGCTGGTCCAGTTCTTCGCGGCGGGTGTCGGCGAGGCGGCGGGACCCGCGGCACTCGGTGACGCGATCGGCACGTACCTCGTGATCTGGGCGATCGTGTCCGGGTTCCTCGCGGTCGCGACGTTCTACGTCAACCGCATCGTGTTCGCGCAGCAGCTGCTGCTGACGGTCGTGTTCCTCGTGCTGGGCCTCGCGAACATGTCCGCTCCTGGCGGCACCGGGCTCACGCAGCTCGGCGGCTGGCTCGGCCTCGTCGACGCGCTGATGGCGCTGTACATCTCGGCCGCGCTGGTCATCAACGACACGGCGGGCAAGGAGCTGCTGCCCTTCCGCTGA
- a CDS encoding NAD(P)H-dependent oxidoreductase subunit E has translation MPSQNLVELVRRHHAVDAPTVLDLLVAAVQADGGPVTDATVRDVAARTGVPEATVHGVAGFYDDLLVPRGTRHVRVCTGTACFAATGHDHVDALRDGLGVDVGACTPDGATSLAETVCLGFCHSAPAFRDGDTIEAGPGALDRVLADASRDAPEPAVRSLLPQPVLTRDGDWSGLRHVLGTAITPEQLLDTVEDAGLTGRGGAAFRTGSKWRFAREADSPTGQKFIVVNGDEGDPGSYIDKHLMERNPQLLLEGMALAGYAVGADHGFVLVRSEYPLSKPALEAAADEARAAGLLGDDVLGSGFAFDVTIVEGAGSYVVGEETALLACLQGLRGTVSARPPFPAQKGLFGLPTVVNNVETLSNVPVIAACGADAYRALSPDSETAGSKLVCFNERFRTPGVVEVPFGMTVRELCEDVGGGLRDGHTIKAVQIGGPLGGILPASLLDTRFDLDALPEVGCMVGHGSLLAFDETTDMREVARHLLRFGAHESCGTCFPCRIGLQRAYEEFSVPGRPPIDRARLEALLEALDVGSLCAHGGGMPAPLRSLIEHFPDELGLDA, from the coding sequence GTGCCCTCCCAGAACCTCGTCGAGCTCGTCCGCCGACACCACGCCGTCGACGCCCCCACCGTCCTCGACCTCCTCGTGGCCGCCGTCCAGGCCGACGGGGGACCGGTCACCGACGCCACCGTCCGCGACGTCGCCGCGCGCACCGGCGTCCCCGAGGCGACGGTCCACGGCGTCGCGGGCTTCTACGACGACCTGCTCGTCCCGCGGGGAACGCGCCACGTCCGCGTCTGCACCGGGACCGCGTGCTTCGCCGCGACCGGGCACGACCACGTCGACGCCCTCCGCGACGGGCTCGGCGTCGACGTCGGCGCCTGCACCCCCGACGGCGCCACCTCGCTGGCGGAGACCGTCTGCCTCGGCTTCTGCCACAGCGCCCCCGCCTTCCGCGACGGCGACACGATCGAGGCCGGGCCCGGCGCCCTGGACCGCGTCCTGGCGGACGCGAGCCGCGACGCTCCCGAACCGGCGGTCCGCAGCCTCCTGCCGCAGCCCGTCCTGACCCGGGACGGCGACTGGTCGGGCCTGCGGCACGTGCTCGGCACCGCGATCACGCCCGAGCAGCTGCTCGACACCGTCGAGGACGCCGGGCTGACCGGCCGCGGCGGCGCCGCCTTCCGCACCGGCTCCAAGTGGCGGTTCGCGCGCGAGGCCGATTCGCCGACCGGTCAGAAGTTCATCGTCGTCAACGGCGACGAGGGCGACCCCGGCTCCTACATCGACAAGCACCTCATGGAGCGCAACCCGCAGCTGCTCCTGGAGGGCATGGCGCTCGCCGGCTACGCGGTCGGCGCCGACCACGGCTTCGTGCTCGTGCGCAGCGAGTACCCGCTGAGCAAGCCCGCACTGGAGGCGGCCGCCGACGAGGCGCGCGCCGCCGGCCTGCTCGGCGACGACGTGCTCGGCAGCGGCTTCGCGTTCGACGTCACGATCGTCGAGGGCGCCGGCTCGTACGTGGTCGGCGAGGAGACCGCGCTGCTCGCCTGCCTGCAGGGACTGCGCGGCACCGTCTCCGCCCGCCCCCCGTTCCCCGCCCAGAAGGGGCTCTTCGGCCTGCCGACCGTCGTCAACAACGTCGAGACGCTCAGCAACGTGCCGGTGATCGCCGCCTGCGGCGCCGACGCCTACCGGGCGCTCAGCCCCGACAGCGAGACCGCCGGCAGCAAGCTCGTCTGCTTCAACGAGCGGTTCCGCACCCCGGGCGTCGTCGAGGTCCCGTTCGGCATGACCGTCCGCGAGCTCTGCGAGGACGTCGGCGGCGGCCTGCGTGACGGCCACACGATCAAGGCCGTGCAGATCGGCGGCCCCCTGGGCGGCATCCTCCCCGCGTCGCTGCTGGACACCCGCTTCGACCTCGACGCGCTCCCCGAGGTCGGCTGCATGGTCGGGCACGGCTCGCTGCTGGCGTTCGACGAGACGACCGACATGCGCGAGGTCGCCCGCCACCTGCTGCGCTTCGGGGCGCACGAGTCCTGCGGCACCTGCTTCCCGTGCCGGATCGGCCTGCAACGCGCCTACGAGGAGTTCTCCGTGCCCGGACGACCCCCGATCGACCGCGCCCGGCTGGAGGCGCTGCTCGAGGCGCTCGACGTCGGCAGCCTCTGCGCCCACGGCGGCGGGATGCCCGCACCGCTGCGCTCGCTGATCGAGCACTTCCCCGACGAGCTGGGGCTCGACGCATGA
- a CDS encoding MSMEG_0569 family flavin-dependent oxidoreductase — protein MLPDRTAVAVIGGGQAGLSMSWYLQRAGVDHVVLERSEAFHAWKHERWDAFTLVTPNFQCRLPEHPYDGEEPEGFMRREQILAWLDRFMEKLDPPLHEGVTVTRLRAGEDGGFVLQTDEGVLHAEQVVLCVGGYHRPWAPPAVERALPQGIHAVHSNAYRSPSALPDGAVLVVGTGQSGAQIAEDLHLEGRAVHLCLGDAPRVARRYRGKDVVTWLEEMGHYDLTITDHPEGNAARREANHYVTGRDGGRDLDLRAFAAQGMHLHGLLRRIDEDGVAHFDDDLAERLDAADATYDRINEAIDRYIEAQGLDVAEPPSRYTPVWTPPPGPPAPLDLRAAGVTSVVWCTGFRPDWSWVELPFLDDTGYPDHVRGVVEGVPGLHVLGLPWLHTWGSGRFAAIARDAEHLSAHVVTRASLAVAARAA, from the coding sequence GTGCTTCCTGACCGCACCGCGGTGGCGGTGATCGGCGGCGGCCAGGCCGGCCTGTCGATGAGCTGGTACCTGCAGCGTGCCGGCGTCGACCACGTCGTGCTCGAGCGCTCCGAGGCGTTCCACGCCTGGAAGCACGAGCGCTGGGACGCGTTCACGCTCGTCACCCCGAACTTCCAGTGCCGGCTGCCCGAGCACCCCTACGACGGCGAGGAGCCCGAGGGCTTCATGCGCCGCGAGCAGATCCTCGCCTGGCTGGACCGCTTCATGGAGAAGCTCGATCCGCCGCTGCACGAGGGCGTCACCGTCACCCGGCTGCGCGCCGGCGAGGACGGGGGATTCGTGCTGCAGACCGACGAGGGCGTGCTGCACGCCGAGCAGGTCGTGCTCTGCGTCGGCGGCTACCACCGGCCGTGGGCGCCGCCCGCGGTGGAGCGCGCGCTCCCGCAGGGCATCCACGCCGTGCACTCCAACGCCTACCGGTCGCCGTCGGCGCTGCCCGACGGCGCGGTGCTCGTGGTCGGCACCGGCCAGTCCGGGGCCCAGATCGCGGAGGACCTGCACCTCGAGGGCCGCGCCGTGCACCTGTGCCTGGGCGACGCGCCCCGGGTCGCGCGCCGGTACCGCGGCAAGGACGTCGTCACGTGGCTCGAGGAGATGGGCCACTACGACCTGACGATCACCGACCATCCCGAGGGCAACGCCGCCCGCCGCGAGGCCAACCACTACGTCACGGGCCGAGACGGCGGCCGCGACCTCGACCTGCGCGCGTTCGCCGCCCAGGGGATGCACCTCCACGGGCTGCTGCGCCGGATCGACGAGGACGGCGTGGCGCACTTCGACGACGACCTCGCCGAGCGCCTCGACGCCGCGGACGCCACGTACGACCGGATCAACGAGGCGATCGACCGGTACATCGAGGCGCAGGGACTCGATGTCGCCGAGCCGCCGTCCCGGTACACGCCGGTGTGGACGCCGCCGCCCGGCCCGCCCGCCCCGCTGGACCTGCGCGCGGCGGGCGTCACGAGCGTCGTCTGGTGCACGGGCTTCCGGCCGGACTGGTCGTGGGTCGAGCTGCCGTTCCTCGACGACACCGGGTACCCGGACCACGTCCGCGGAGTGGTCGAGGGCGTGCCGGGCCTGCACGTGCTGGGGCTGCCGTGGCTGCACACGTGGGGCTCCGGGCGGTTCGCGGCGATCGCGCGCGACGCCGAGCACCTCAGCGCGCACGTCGTGACCCGGGCGAGCCTCGCGGTCGCCGCGCGCGCCGCCTGA
- a CDS encoding carbon-nitrogen hydrolase family protein — MTPLTIAAAAAPFTRDMEACFATIERLLQDARAAGAGLVVLPEAALGGYVETLSGEGEMDPPPALDPDGPQLRRLMELAGDTVVCVGFCEGDPADPDGPAYNVAACVSGDGLHGLHRKVHLPLREDRVTTAGSSLAAFDTPVGRIGMLICYDKAFPEAARTLALDGAQVICTMSAWPCSATNAAPELTDDRQWRRAELWDRARAAENSLVVASANQTGSFGSLRFLGGARIVEPGGDVVAQTGTTPGLAVHTFDLDAALTRARRALSPIRDLRPDTYRVAEPLRA; from the coding sequence ATGACCCCGTTGACGATCGCGGCCGCCGCCGCGCCGTTCACCCGCGACATGGAGGCGTGCTTCGCCACCATCGAGCGCCTGCTGCAGGACGCCCGCGCCGCGGGCGCCGGGCTCGTCGTCCTGCCCGAGGCGGCACTCGGCGGCTACGTCGAGACGCTCTCGGGCGAGGGCGAGATGGACCCACCGCCCGCCCTGGACCCGGACGGCCCGCAGCTGCGGCGCCTGATGGAGCTCGCCGGCGACACCGTCGTGTGCGTCGGCTTCTGCGAGGGCGACCCCGCCGACCCGGACGGTCCCGCCTACAACGTCGCGGCCTGCGTCAGCGGTGACGGCCTGCACGGCCTGCACCGCAAGGTGCACCTGCCGCTGCGCGAGGACCGGGTGACCACGGCCGGCTCGTCGCTGGCCGCGTTCGACACGCCGGTCGGCCGGATCGGGATGCTCATCTGCTACGACAAGGCCTTCCCGGAGGCGGCGCGCACGCTCGCACTCGACGGCGCCCAGGTGATCTGCACGATGTCCGCGTGGCCGTGCTCGGCGACGAACGCCGCCCCGGAGCTGACCGACGACCGCCAGTGGCGTCGCGCGGAGCTGTGGGACCGGGCGCGCGCCGCGGAGAACTCGCTCGTGGTCGCGTCCGCCAACCAGACCGGGAGCTTCGGGTCGCTGCGGTTCCTCGGCGGGGCGCGGATCGTCGAGCCCGGCGGCGACGTCGTCGCCCAGACCGGCACGACCCCGGGTCTGGCCGTCCACACGTTCGACCTCGACGCGGCGCTGACGCGCGCGCGTCGCGCCCTGTCCCCCATCCGCGACCTGCGCCCGGACACCTACCGGGTCGCCGAGCCGCTGCGCGCCTAG
- a CDS encoding MSMEG_0570 family nitrogen starvation response protein: MPTVDFTLRWPDGRQQRCTSPSTVIHEHFVDGQEMPVPELVARMRVAMHAASERVRARYGFACTGAAEQLEQIESVAARYGGDAGPVTVVAVGKPAVPEVPRAS, translated from the coding sequence GTGCCCACCGTCGACTTCACGCTGCGCTGGCCGGACGGCCGGCAGCAGCGCTGCACGTCCCCGTCCACGGTCATCCACGAGCACTTCGTGGACGGCCAGGAGATGCCCGTCCCGGAGCTCGTCGCGCGGATGCGCGTGGCGATGCACGCCGCCAGCGAGCGCGTCCGGGCCCGGTACGGCTTCGCCTGCACCGGTGCCGCCGAGCAGCTCGAGCAGATCGAGTCCGTCGCCGCGCGGTACGGCGGCGATGCGGGCCCGGTGACCGTCGTCGCGGTCGGCAAGCCCGCCGTGCCGGAGGTGCCCCGTGCTTCCTGA
- a CDS encoding MSMEG_0567/sll0787 family protein produces the protein MVLRADDQPRLLAAYRDLRLRAFVHDQGLFRGDDLDDHDAHDATRVLVAVDLDGEVLGGVRLHPVGDDATLGWWRGSRLVCGRGGVDRPRRGTVGAALVRAACAQALDAGALRFDAHVQPGHRAFFARLGWEDVRAVTCAGAPHRLMRFSVGRIAELAARTKSPIAPLLGGLLGGGAFLGDDGAPVPGSDLVAATDAILPSMVERDPEWAAWCGMLVTAHDLCAMGAAPVGALDALGARDEAHAQRIVRGLRAGADAFSLPILGGHTQLGVPGALSVTGLGRTSRPVPASGGRPGMALTVTADLHGGWRPGYGRTQWDSSSWRSREELGLMLDAVRAGRPAAAKDVSMAGVVGTTGMLAEASGCGAELDVAAIPRPRGVGAADWLTCFPGFALVTADAPGAAPLPAGPAVGAVCGALVPEPGVRLRWPDGEVIPALSAGVTGLGPARPVTPGDPA, from the coding sequence ATGGTGCTGCGCGCCGACGACCAGCCCCGGCTGCTGGCCGCCTACCGCGACCTGCGCCTGCGCGCCTTCGTCCACGACCAGGGCCTCTTCCGCGGCGACGACCTCGACGACCACGACGCCCACGACGCCACCCGCGTGCTCGTCGCGGTCGACCTCGACGGCGAGGTCCTCGGCGGCGTGCGCCTGCACCCGGTCGGGGACGACGCGACGCTCGGCTGGTGGCGCGGCAGCCGCCTGGTCTGCGGCCGCGGCGGCGTCGACCGCCCGCGGCGCGGCACGGTCGGCGCGGCGCTCGTCCGGGCCGCCTGCGCCCAGGCGCTCGACGCCGGGGCGCTGCGCTTCGACGCGCACGTGCAGCCGGGACACCGCGCGTTCTTCGCGCGGCTCGGCTGGGAGGACGTGCGGGCCGTCACCTGCGCGGGCGCCCCGCACCGCCTGATGCGCTTCTCCGTCGGCCGGATCGCGGAGCTGGCGGCGCGCACGAAGTCGCCGATCGCGCCGCTGCTCGGCGGCCTCCTCGGCGGCGGCGCGTTCCTCGGGGACGACGGCGCCCCCGTGCCCGGCTCCGACCTCGTCGCCGCGACCGACGCGATCCTCCCCTCGATGGTGGAGCGCGACCCCGAGTGGGCCGCGTGGTGCGGGATGCTCGTCACCGCCCACGACCTCTGCGCGATGGGCGCGGCGCCCGTCGGCGCGCTCGACGCGCTCGGCGCCCGCGACGAGGCGCACGCGCAGCGGATCGTCCGCGGCCTGCGCGCCGGGGCCGACGCGTTCTCGCTGCCGATCCTCGGCGGCCACACGCAGCTCGGCGTGCCCGGTGCCCTCAGCGTCACCGGCCTGGGCCGCACCAGCCGGCCGGTCCCCGCGTCCGGCGGCCGACCGGGGATGGCGCTCACCGTCACCGCGGACCTGCACGGCGGCTGGCGCCCCGGCTACGGGCGCACCCAGTGGGACTCGTCCTCGTGGCGCTCGCGCGAGGAGCTCGGGCTGATGCTCGACGCGGTCCGGGCCGGGCGCCCCGCCGCCGCCAAGGACGTCTCGATGGCCGGCGTCGTCGGCACGACGGGCATGCTCGCCGAGGCCTCCGGCTGCGGCGCCGAGCTCGACGTCGCCGCGATCCCGCGGCCGCGCGGCGTCGGCGCGGCCGACTGGCTCACCTGCTTCCCCGGCTTCGCGCTGGTCACGGCCGACGCCCCCGGGGCCGCGCCGCTGCCGGCCGGTCCCGCGGTCGGCGCCGTCTGCGGCGCGCTCGTCCCCGAGCCCGGCGTCCGGTTGCGCTGGCCCGACGGCGAGGTCATCCCGGCCCTGTCGGCCGGCGTCACCGGCCTGGGCCCCGCCCGTCCCGTCACCCCAGGAGATCCCGCATGA
- a CDS encoding MSMEG_0568 family radical SAM protein, with protein sequence MDLRSELAVRGIRSRPAVSRRAGAGPSDDGHWILDGRSATLPVVEDSPFELHPGGTLTRDGVVVDDAMLEPIVRPRFYDLTTEDGTPYEALARLHGTEVLATTVVQTCIRYTHEDTRCRFCTIEESLRSGATVQVKSPELLAEVAHAAVELDGIRQMVMTTGTSNGPDRGAKHLSKCVAAVRSAVPGLPIQVQIEPPLDLSWITTLHEAGATALGIHVEALDETVRARWTPGKATVPMARYEEAWQEAVRVFGRNRVSTYLLVGLGEDPDELVAGAERLIEMGVYPFVVPYRPLAGSLAHADGVPAPDPATLMRVTRRVARALREADMRGADQVAGCAACGACSALGACGG encoded by the coding sequence ATGGACCTTCGCTCCGAGCTCGCGGTGCGCGGGATCCGCTCCCGCCCGGCGGTCAGCCGCCGGGCCGGGGCCGGCCCCAGCGACGACGGCCACTGGATCCTCGACGGGCGCTCCGCCACCCTCCCGGTGGTCGAGGACTCCCCGTTCGAGCTGCATCCCGGCGGCACGCTCACCCGCGACGGCGTCGTCGTCGACGACGCGATGCTCGAGCCGATCGTCCGCCCGCGCTTCTACGACCTGACGACCGAGGACGGCACGCCCTACGAGGCGCTCGCCCGCCTGCACGGCACCGAGGTCCTCGCGACCACGGTCGTGCAGACCTGCATCCGCTACACCCACGAGGACACCCGCTGCCGGTTCTGCACCATCGAGGAGTCGCTGCGCTCCGGTGCGACCGTGCAGGTGAAGTCCCCCGAGCTGCTCGCCGAGGTCGCGCACGCGGCGGTGGAGCTGGACGGCATCCGACAGATGGTCATGACCACCGGGACGTCCAACGGTCCGGACCGCGGCGCGAAGCACCTGTCGAAGTGCGTCGCCGCGGTCCGGTCGGCCGTCCCCGGACTGCCGATCCAGGTGCAGATCGAGCCGCCGCTGGACCTGTCGTGGATCACCACGCTGCACGAGGCCGGTGCCACCGCCCTCGGCATCCACGTCGAGGCGCTCGACGAGACCGTGCGGGCGCGCTGGACGCCCGGCAAGGCGACCGTGCCGATGGCCCGCTACGAGGAGGCCTGGCAGGAGGCGGTCCGCGTGTTCGGCCGCAACCGCGTCTCCACCTACCTGCTCGTCGGGCTCGGGGAGGACCCGGACGAGCTCGTCGCCGGCGCCGAGCGGCTGATCGAGATGGGCGTCTACCCGTTCGTCGTGCCCTACCGGCCGCTCGCCGGCTCGCTCGCCCACGCCGACGGCGTCCCCGCCCCCGACCCCGCCACGCTGATGCGCGTCACGCGGCGGGTCGCCCGCGCCCTGCGCGAGGCGGACATGCGCGGCGCCGACCAGGTCGCCGGGTGCGCCGCGTGCGGCGCCTGCTCGGCGCTCGGGGCGTGCGGCGGATGA
- a CDS encoding Uma2 family endonuclease — protein MALAPSVHRFTSAEYDALISAGALDGLRVELLDGLIVDVPDMSPQGDLHVGTVRAFTRLLAARADLLVVQSTFAAAEGDMPEPDLMLASTPQLARPTAGLLVVEVAVSSRGHDLAKAATYARAGVPRYWVADARAREVVEHTDPTPGGYRSVTTLRGADVLDARVDGVPPTTVAAVLPG, from the coding sequence ATGGCCCTCGCGCCCTCCGTCCACCGCTTCACCTCGGCCGAGTACGACGCGCTCATCAGCGCCGGCGCGCTCGACGGGCTGCGCGTGGAGCTGCTCGACGGGCTCATCGTCGACGTGCCCGACATGAGCCCGCAGGGGGACCTGCACGTCGGGACGGTCCGGGCGTTCACCCGCCTGCTCGCGGCCCGGGCGGACCTCCTCGTCGTGCAGTCGACCTTCGCCGCCGCCGAAGGGGACATGCCGGAGCCCGACCTGATGCTGGCGTCCACGCCGCAGCTCGCCCGGCCGACCGCGGGACTGCTCGTGGTCGAGGTCGCGGTCAGCTCGCGAGGGCACGACCTCGCCAAGGCCGCCACGTACGCGCGCGCCGGCGTCCCGCGCTACTGGGTCGCCGACGCCCGCGCGCGCGAGGTCGTCGAGCACACCGACCCCACCCCCGGCGGCTACCGCTCGGTGACCACGCTCCGTGGCGCGGACGTCCTCGACGCCCGCGTCGACGGCGTGCCGCCGACGACGGTGGCCGCCGTCCTCCCCGGCTGA
- a CDS encoding winged helix DNA-binding domain-containing protein, with the protein MASIQHRRALAQGLHRPDGADVAAITQRLLAVQAQDYRQAKLAVRARTAGLTAADVDAAMDDRTVVVSWFNRGTLHLVHRDDHAWLLGLTAPTHERPLLKRLGDFDVGADLADTLVDRIVTVLAQDGPLDRRTLAERLEAARRRGEGLSVVHALGLSGARGLTVRGPVVDGQQRYALTRDWLGTEPPAPLQGAERDLALAELARRYLRGHGPAADRDLAKWAGLPLRDARAGLSAIAGELVPTDGDLVALRGEAAEIEAAPSRLPARLLPMWDEMTVGYRDRALLLRAGDEHRFANRNGIVPAIVLHDGRAVGGWSLARAKGVTTATAEPWDDGGFGRSVGRAVTAECRDVTRFEG; encoded by the coding sequence GTGGCCTCGATCCAGCACCGGCGGGCCCTCGCGCAGGGCCTGCACCGCCCCGACGGCGCCGACGTCGCCGCGATCACGCAGCGCCTCCTGGCCGTCCAGGCGCAGGACTACCGCCAGGCCAAGCTCGCCGTCCGCGCCCGCACCGCCGGCCTGACCGCCGCCGACGTCGACGCCGCCATGGACGACCGCACGGTCGTCGTCAGCTGGTTCAACCGCGGCACGCTGCACCTCGTCCATCGCGACGACCACGCGTGGCTGCTCGGCCTCACCGCCCCCACGCACGAGCGGCCGCTGCTCAAGCGCCTCGGCGACTTCGACGTCGGCGCCGACCTCGCGGACACGCTCGTCGACCGGATCGTGACGGTCCTCGCGCAGGACGGCCCGCTGGACCGTCGCACCCTCGCCGAGCGGCTCGAGGCCGCCCGCCGCCGAGGCGAGGGCCTGAGCGTCGTCCACGCGCTCGGGCTCAGCGGCGCCCGCGGCCTCACCGTCCGCGGACCGGTGGTCGACGGCCAGCAGCGCTACGCCCTGACTCGCGACTGGCTCGGCACCGAGCCGCCGGCGCCGCTGCAGGGCGCCGAGCGCGACCTGGCGCTGGCCGAGCTCGCCCGCCGCTACCTGCGCGGGCACGGCCCCGCCGCCGACCGCGACCTCGCCAAGTGGGCCGGCCTGCCGCTGCGCGACGCGCGCGCCGGCCTCAGCGCGATCGCCGGCGAGCTCGTGCCGACCGACGGCGACCTCGTGGCGCTGCGCGGGGAGGCCGCCGAGATCGAGGCGGCCCCGTCGCGGCTGCCCGCGCGCCTGCTGCCGATGTGGGACGAGATGACCGTCGGCTACCGCGACCGGGCGCTCCTCCTGCGCGCCGGCGACGAGCACCGCTTCGCCAACCGCAACGGGATCGTGCCTGCGATCGTCCTGCACGACGGCCGGGCGGTCGGCGGCTGGTCGCTCGCGCGCGCGAAGGGCGTCACCACCGCGACCGCCGAGCCCTGGGACGACGGGGGCTTCGGGCGGAGCGTCGGGCGGGCCGTCACGGCCGAGTGCCGGGACGTCACGCGCTTCGAGGGGTGA